The stretch of DNA CAGGAGTCGACGGCCACGAAGGGAGACGGTGACGTGTATGTCCCATCTGCAGTCGTCCCGGGACGGCCGGGGAACCGCTCGCACGTCCGCCCGGATCCAGGGGTGGTCGAGCCGGGCCGAGGCCGGGGCTGAAGGTGGGGTGCGGTCGGTGTCTGCAGCGGGCCACCAGTCGTCCAGCCGTACCCGGACGCGGCCCGCCATGCCGAACAGCGTGCGCGCTGCCGCGCCGCCTCCTGCCCGGCCGCTGATCTCGACCAGGCTCGGGCGGTCGGGGCTCTTCAGTGCCGCGTCCAGTTCGACGTTCATTTCGTCCGAGGCCAGGGCGAGTTCGAGGCGGACCGCGCGGCGGTGATCCCACTCCCTGACGGTGATCTGTACGGTTTCGCTCGCCTCGGCATCCTCGCTGATCCCGGACCCGTCCGCGTCCGCGTTGGCATCCGCTTTCGCGATTCCGTCCCCGGCGTCGTCCCCGTCCTCGTCCTCGTCCTCGACCTCAAGCTCGACCTCGGCCTCCGTGAGGTAGACCGAGCCGGGTCGCAGGTGCCGCCCTTGGGTCAGCCGGATGTCCGGGATCACCTGTCCATCGGGCAGTACGAGCCCTTGTTCATCCGCCTGGCTCTCCTCCGCCAGGGTGCGGATCACGGCCAAGGCGTCGACGAGCCACCGGTACGGAACCGGCTCGACGACCACCAGGTGTCTGACGGAGACCATGCCGACAGTCTGGCCAGTCGGGCGCCGGTCTTCCATGGCCCGGCACGGCAGAACCACGTCGGGCCGCTTGCCGAGCACCGGCAAGCGGCCCGAGCGAGCGACCGTGTCAGCCGTCGACGCGCAGGGCGCCCAGCAGCATCGGCAGGGAGGCGTGCAGTTCGCGCTGCCAGTAGGCCCAGCCGTGGGTTCCCGGTCCGTAGAAGTGGGTGGTGACGTGCTTGGCGCCGACACGTTCGAGTGCGGCGGCCAGGGCGTGGTTCTGGCGGTTGAAGTCGGCCTCGAGCGCGCTCGTACTGCCCGGGGAGTCCAAGGGGCCGGTGGTGCCGTCACCGCACGACAGGTACACGGGGACCGACTTGAGCCGCCGGGCCAGGTGGAACGGGTCGTGCGCCTCCCAGATGCCGCGCTGGGCGACCGGGTCGCCCCAGACCCGCAGCGGGTCGTCGCCCTGGCCGGCGAAGAAGCCCATGATGCGGTTCACCGACTCCTCGTTCAGCAGCGGGTGCGCCGAGCCGGAGTACGCCGCGGTCGCCTTGAACATTCCGGGGTGCCGGGCGGCGTACAGCAGGGCGCCCTGGCCTCCCATCGACAGGCCGGCCACGACGCGGTTGCCGCCGGCGGCCCAGTCGCGTTCCAGGAGCTGCCGCAGCTCGACGGTGTGGAAGGTCTCCCATGCGGGGTCGCCGCCCTGGCCGTGGTTCCACCAGTCGCTGTACCAGCCGTTCCAGCCGGCCTCCGGCATCACCACGAGCACGTCGCGCAGGCTGTCGATCCGTGCGACGTCCGTGAGGGCGGTCCACGAGGTGTAGTCCCCGCAGCAACCGTGCAGCAGCCACAGCATCGGCCAATGCTGCCGTCGGTCGCTCGGGTTCCAGCCGTCGGGAGTGAGGAGCCGGACCTTGACCGTGCGGCCGCCCAGGGCCGCCGAGCGTACGGACAGGTCGATCTGACGGTCCGCGACCTGGGTGGCCTCGACGACCTCGGCGCCTCGCGGCTTCGCGGAGGCGGGAACGGTGGTTTCGGCCGCTCCCGCGGCTGCGGGCGAGGCGGCGTGTGCCCAGGCGATCGGCGCGGTCGGCGTGAGGGTGAGAAGCAGTGCGGAGAGGACGAGCAGGACTCGGGTTCGAAGGGTCATCGCGGCTCCCTGTGGCTGGTCGCGGCTCGAGCGTTCTTCGACCGGGCGGGGTCAACTCCTCTGGGGCTCACATGTCGCAGCAGCCTGATGCTGCCAGCCGTGCGGGTGACGCGAAAGCCCTGCCGTTCCTTGCGGACGGCATTGCTTTCGCGTACGTGGGCCCGAGTCAGCCGCCGGTCACCTCCGGAGGGAGCCGGCGACCGTCGCGGCGGTCGGTCAGGCTGGGATCGACTGCCCCTGGAACATCCTGGTTCCGGCCGAGCCGAAGTCCCCGACGGGTCCGGGCAGGTCACGCGGGCCGGCCGGCAACGGGTCGTGGCGGACGTGTTCGGCGGGCAGCCCGGCGCGGGTGAGCGCGGCCGTCACGGTCTGCACCATCGACGGCGGCCCGGCGAGCAGTGCGTGGCCGCCCGCCG from Streptomyces sp. 6-11-2 encodes:
- a CDS encoding alpha/beta hydrolase family protein yields the protein MTLRTRVLLVLSALLLTLTPTAPIAWAHAASPAAAGAAETTVPASAKPRGAEVVEATQVADRQIDLSVRSAALGGRTVKVRLLTPDGWNPSDRRQHWPMLWLLHGCCGDYTSWTALTDVARIDSLRDVLVVMPEAGWNGWYSDWWNHGQGGDPAWETFHTVELRQLLERDWAAGGNRVVAGLSMGGQGALLYAARHPGMFKATAAYSGSAHPLLNEESVNRIMGFFAGQGDDPLRVWGDPVAQRGIWEAHDPFHLARRLKSVPVYLSCGDGTTGPLDSPGSTSALEADFNRQNHALAAALERVGAKHVTTHFYGPGTHGWAYWQRELHASLPMLLGALRVDG